CGATGTTCAGAGCGGCTTGAGAATCTCCGGCTCGATAGCGGCCGTTGTGGATTTTTCGGGATGCTTTCAGAGCGTAGTCTGTGTCCGATGTGATCAAGACGATGTTGCTGGCGGCATGACGGATGTGGTTGATGAACGTTTTGAATTCTGATTGAGCGACGTCGGGGGCGGCGAGAATCAGGTTGCTGATCGGGGACGTCTCTGTTCGGTCAGCGGACCATGATCGCCATGCCGGAAACCTCGTCTGAAAGTCCTGCATGCGGGGGCCGACAACAGAGTTGAAGCGTCCATCTGCGTCGCTGCGTCCCAACGGAAAGCCTTGCCCTGCCGCAAAGCGGCGGTTGAGCGACGCCAACTGAAGCCGGTCTGTGGGTTGGCCTGTTGGGTCAATGTTGCCGGTCAATGCGCTGATGGCTCGCAGTGCGACGCGGTTGCCCATGCTGTGAGCCAGCACGTTTAGGCGGACGGAATCGTCGAACTGGTTTCGCAGTTCAGCGAGCAGCTCCGCAAGGTTCCAGAAGTAGCGTTCCGCCAGTCTTTCGTCTGAAAGATACTCGGTGGTCTTTGCGTGAGACTGCCAGCTAAAAGCGATGACAACCCCATGGAATGGCATGTCCTCAGCCAGTTGAGCGGCTCGAGCAATCGCGTTGTCCAACGAGACGTTGAAGCCGTGGACGAACACCAGAATGTCTTTTGATTCGGCTTCGTCGATGGCCGTTTGCAGTGATGAATAGAAGTCCGCTTTGCCGCGGCGTTTCAGCGGCCGCACCTGTAGCTGGCTCTCAGCACTTGCACCCACAACGCACTCACCACGACGACGCCTGAACGGCACGGTGACTTCGGAAAACCCATGAGTTGAAGGTGGCATGGCGCAAATGGCGTCGACCGTTTGTTCGGAAAGCGTGCGACCATTCAACGATGTGGCCGTCGACGCAGTAGTCGCACTGTCAGCCACAGCATCCAATCGATTTGTGACGAATGCGATCCGCCATTCCGCAGCCCGGGCCGGAATTGTCGACCGTTGAGGTGACGAAGAATGCCCTGACAACGCAAAGTTGCCCGACAAGACGGCAGTCGACCGTGGCAGTGGGCCTTCCACGCCGCGAAACAGCCAGCTTTGAGCGTAGTTGCCGGCGAATCCCACAGCGGCGATGATCAAAGACGCCGCCACTCCTTTGGCATAGCGAAAGATTCCGTTCACACTTCGGCCCTGATTGTTCGCGCGGTGTATCTGATTCAAGCAACTGCAGAGCTGCACAATTTATCAGACCTGGCGGTCGCCATGCGACGACAATGTTACTCACCGCAAAATTCACATGGGGCGACGCAACAGGGTGCCGGGTCATTCGGCAAATCGTGCTGCTTGCTGAACTACTGCAGGGACCTTCACCACATCAGACATTGTGAAATTCGTCGAAACTTCTGCTACCGCGTACAACCGTGGCGCATGACGAGAACTGGCCAGGCACCTCAGTACGTCCCGCTGCTCAGGCTTCCGACCTTCAATTATCAGCCGGCCGCAGCACGGAATCGATGACTTGATAACTGGCTTCTCGCATGTCGTCCGGGAAGTTATGGTCGCTGTCAGGGTGCTCGATTTGCAAGTTCGCAGGGTCACCCAGAAGTTCGTAAACCGGTCGAGCTGCTTCCGCACAATCATCGACACTCTTCCAACGAAAATTGCTGTCGTGCAGGGGAGCGTTCACAAATAACGGGCGTGGGGCAAGAGCTCCCAGCAGTTCAGGGAAGTCAAACGGGATCTGCTCCAGCTTATTGCGATAATTGGACATGCGAGGCATGTAGCGGATCTGGCACCAGCCCTGGCCGAAATACCACACTCGCTCTGCTCCATCCATGTAGTCGGTGTATGAATCAAGCCCGCAACTACTCACGACGGCCGTGACGCGTTCGTCCAGGACGGCTGTGTAAACGGCGTTGTGACCACCTAGCGAATGGCCGATGGCTCCGAAGCCGTTGGTGCTGTCGACATAGTCGCGTGATTCAAGCAGGTCGAGGCCCCGACTGTTGTCCCAGATGGCTTTCATCGTGCCACTAACGTAGCCCAGCTTGCCGAGATTCGGGTAGTAGTTGGCGAGGTGTGGATACGCGGGCGACAGAGTCACGTAGCCTCGTTCGGCCAGCTCCGCCGCGTATTGCCGCCCTGCCCTGCCGCCAAGTCCCACCACAACCTTATGGCCGACGGTGTTGTCGGTCGGATGAAGGCACAGCACGGCCGCCGCTTTGTGCTTGCCAGCGAGTACATCTTTGGGAATGCACAGATACGCCGGCGTGCGAGACCCCGGTTCAGACTGGTAGGTAATCAATCGACGAACGTAGCTACCAGCGTCGGCTTCTTCTTCGATCTTTACGGCAAGGTCAACTCGCCGATCGTCGCCGGGCATCGGTCCCATCACCTGCTGCATCGCGGCCAGAATGTCGGCTCGCCGTTTGCCCCATTCGGCCGCGTTGGTGACAGGCTTAACGGTCCCGCTGTCGTCACGGTATTGAAGCAGGTTCGTCCGATCCAGCGTGCGCAACGGCGGTTGGGCGGGAGCGGCATTGGACAGCACAGCGAATAGAGCCAGGCCTGTTGCGGCTGAAGAAAACAATTGACGAATGGCCGTGTAGCTGACGCCCGTCATGGCAGTCCTTTTTAAGACACGTGACAGAAGGTGTACGCCCTTGATGCAAACCGGGCATGAGATTCTGCCAAGGTGACGTGTCGGCAGGATTCCGTCAAGTGTCCAGCTTTGGCGCCAGCGATCAACGTAAACAACAGCTTCTATTCAAAGCGTCAGCTCTAATCGGCTGGCGGGCCGTCCCGCACTAAGAACCCCTAACCAAACCTGTGTGAGCCGCGACGTTTGTGGTTTCGTTTCAGGCAAGAAGTGAGGAGGAGGAACCACAAGCGGCCCGGAAGGTTGCGACGACAGCAGCCGATCTGGGGCGTCAGCGCTCCTCGACGACATCTGTCGCCTCGTCACTTTTCCTTGCATCTCGACCACTGTCGTCACAACGCGGCCACACAGGTGTTGTGTTGTTAGGGGTTCTAAGTAGCGACGGGCTGCGCCGCTGCGCTAAAGTACTGTTGCACTCGGTCCTGTTCTTCCGACGTCAACGTTAGCTGCTGCGATGTCTGAAACGGCGGAAGCTCATCCAGCTTTGCCTTCGCATTCAGTCCTACACCATCCAGCGAATTCGCAATGCGACGGATCGCCTGCTGCGGGTGTTCGCAGAAGTCTTCATACGTGACGTGAACCACTCGATCATCACAAACACTGCTAAGCTGTCGCTCGATGTTCTCATCGATAGACGTGATCTGCCGACACACGTCGTCAACATAAGCCAGCGGGTCGGCAGAAGAATCCGACGACGCACTCTGCAAGCCCC
This DNA window, taken from Fuerstiella marisgermanici, encodes the following:
- a CDS encoding alpha/beta hydrolase, which codes for MTGVSYTAIRQLFSSAATGLALFAVLSNAAPAQPPLRTLDRTNLLQYRDDSGTVKPVTNAAEWGKRRADILAAMQQVMGPMPGDDRRVDLAVKIEEEADAGSYVRRLITYQSEPGSRTPAYLCIPKDVLAGKHKAAAVLCLHPTDNTVGHKVVVGLGGRAGRQYAAELAERGYVTLSPAYPHLANYYPNLGKLGYVSGTMKAIWDNSRGLDLLESRDYVDSTNGFGAIGHSLGGHNAVYTAVLDERVTAVVSSCGLDSYTDYMDGAERVWYFGQGWCQIRYMPRMSNYRNKLEQIPFDFPELLGALAPRPLFVNAPLHDSNFRWKSVDDCAEAARPVYELLGDPANLQIEHPDSDHNFPDDMREASYQVIDSVLRPADN
- a CDS encoding alpha/beta hydrolase, which gives rise to MNGIFRYAKGVAASLIIAAVGFAGNYAQSWLFRGVEGPLPRSTAVLSGNFALSGHSSSPQRSTIPARAAEWRIAFVTNRLDAVADSATTASTATSLNGRTLSEQTVDAICAMPPSTHGFSEVTVPFRRRRGECVVGASAESQLQVRPLKRRGKADFYSSLQTAIDEAESKDILVFVHGFNVSLDNAIARAAQLAEDMPFHGVVIAFSWQSHAKTTEYLSDERLAERYFWNLAELLAELRNQFDDSVRLNVLAHSMGNRVALRAISALTGNIDPTGQPTDRLQLASLNRRFAAGQGFPLGRSDADGRFNSVVGPRMQDFQTRFPAWRSWSADRTETSPISNLILAAPDVAQSEFKTFINHIRHAASNIVLITSDTDYALKASRKIHNGRYRAGDSQAALNIEGVNTIRVTGVHSLDHLGHSHYGSNVQVLDRLAAYLRPTFDVSQSMSAFAR